The proteins below come from a single Afipia sp. P52-10 genomic window:
- the recO gene encoding DNA repair protein RecO, with protein MEWTDEGIVLGVRRHGEGSVIVELLTRERGRHLGLVRGGTSARMRPVLQPGNTVRAVWRARLDEHLGMYALEALQLRAAHMLTSSHAVYGVTHLASLARLLPERDPHASLYEMLETALNDFDDAGGAAVHVARFELAMLAELGFGLDLSACAATGATEDLIYVSPKSGNAVSRTAGEPWRDRLLRLPLFLREDAQSIDPHPTDDDLRDGFALTGMFLMRHVLEPRGLMHSDARAGFIASVLRKRASLVASAS; from the coding sequence ATGGAATGGACCGATGAAGGCATCGTGCTGGGTGTCCGGCGGCATGGCGAGGGCAGCGTCATCGTCGAATTGCTGACGCGCGAGCGGGGACGGCATCTCGGGCTTGTTCGCGGCGGCACGTCCGCACGCATGCGCCCCGTGCTTCAGCCGGGCAATACAGTGCGGGCGGTGTGGCGTGCGCGCCTGGATGAGCATCTGGGCATGTATGCGCTGGAGGCCCTGCAACTGCGGGCGGCGCACATGCTGACCTCGTCCCATGCCGTCTACGGGGTCACCCATCTTGCAAGCCTAGCGCGGCTGTTGCCGGAGCGGGATCCGCATGCCTCCCTGTATGAGATGCTGGAAACGGCGCTGAACGATTTCGACGACGCCGGCGGGGCTGCTGTCCATGTCGCGCGGTTCGAACTGGCTATGCTGGCCGAGCTTGGTTTCGGTCTTGACCTGTCCGCATGCGCGGCGACCGGAGCAACCGAGGATCTGATCTACGTCTCGCCGAAATCGGGCAACGCGGTTTCGCGGACCGCTGGCGAGCCATGGCGTGACCGGCTGCTGCGTTTGCCGCTATTTCTCCGAGAGGATGCACAATCGATCGATCCGCATCCAACCGACGACGACCTGCGGGACGGCTTTGCGCTCACCGGCATGTTCTTGATGCGGCACGTGCTGGAGCCTCGCGGACTGATGCATTCGGATGCCCGAGCGGGGTTTATCGCGTCGGTCTTGCGTAAACGGGCCAGTCTCGTGGCGTCAGCATCTTGA
- the era gene encoding GTPase Era, producing the protein MSDHEVGAATRCGFVALIGAPNVGKSTLVNALVGSKVSIVSSKVQTTRALIRGIVIEDRSQIILVDTPGIFAPKRRLDRAMVTTAWSGAHDADLVCLLLDARKGIDEEAEAVFEKLKQVKHPLFLVINKIDTVARDTLLALAQRANERLSFERTFMIAAISGDGVADLRRAMAETLPAGPFLYPEDQMSDAPLRSLAAEITREKIYRKLHQELPYQSTVETDTWTERKDGSVKIEQTIFVERESQRKIVLGKGGATIKAIGADARRELSELIEQPVHLFLFVKVREHWGDDPDRYREMGLEFPKE; encoded by the coding sequence ATGTCTGACCACGAGGTGGGTGCGGCAACGCGCTGTGGGTTCGTTGCTCTGATCGGAGCCCCCAATGTGGGCAAGTCAACCCTGGTGAACGCGCTGGTCGGCTCGAAGGTCTCGATCGTCTCCTCCAAGGTGCAGACCACGCGGGCGCTGATCCGCGGCATCGTGATCGAGGACCGCTCGCAGATCATTCTGGTCGATACCCCGGGCATTTTCGCGCCGAAGCGCAGGCTCGATCGTGCGATGGTAACGACCGCCTGGAGCGGTGCGCACGATGCGGATCTCGTCTGCCTGCTGCTTGACGCCCGCAAGGGCATCGACGAAGAGGCGGAGGCTGTATTCGAGAAGCTGAAACAGGTGAAACACCCGTTGTTTCTCGTGATCAACAAGATCGACACGGTCGCGCGCGACACGCTGCTTGCCTTGGCGCAACGGGCAAACGAGCGACTGAGCTTCGAGCGCACGTTCATGATCGCCGCGATCTCTGGAGATGGTGTCGCCGATCTCCGCCGCGCGATGGCCGAGACCCTGCCTGCCGGGCCGTTCCTTTATCCGGAAGACCAGATGTCCGATGCGCCGCTGCGCAGCCTCGCCGCCGAGATCACGCGCGAGAAGATATACCGCAAGCTGCATCAGGAACTGCCGTATCAGTCCACCGTCGAAACCGACACATGGACCGAGCGTAAAGATGGCTCCGTCAAGATCGAGCAGACGATCTTTGTTGAACGCGAGAGCCAGCGTAAGATCGTGCTCGGCAAGGGCGGCGCGACGATCAAAGCGATCGGCGCAGATGCACGGCGCGAACTGAGCGAATTGATCGAGCAGCCCGTGCATCTGTTTCTCTTCGTAAAGGTGCGGGAACATTGGGGAGACGATCCGGACCGTTATCGCGAGATGGGACTGGAATTTCCGAAGGAATGA
- the rnc gene encoding ribonuclease III, producing MSASEDTTDGAAKPTKRKRRKATARENAKAIEERIGHTFSDPSLLTTALTHVSALKSPNDRAASYQRLEFLGDHVLGLVISDMLYRAFPKADEGELSKRLADLVRRETCADVARAMGLHEAIKLGAVGSAGAGERLRKSVLGDICEAVIGAVYLDGGYPAAAKMIGDAWADRMRKPMRALRDPKTVLQEWAQGKGLPTPAYREVERTGPHHDPQFRVAVDLPGLAPAEGVGSSKRNAEKAAASALLVREGVMGGGDV from the coding sequence ATGTCAGCGTCCGAGGACACAACGGACGGAGCTGCGAAGCCGACCAAACGCAAACGGCGCAAGGCCACGGCCCGCGAGAACGCCAAAGCGATCGAGGAGCGGATCGGCCATACCTTTTCGGATCCGTCCCTGCTGACCACGGCGCTGACGCATGTGTCGGCGCTGAAGTCGCCGAACGATCGCGCTGCCTCTTATCAACGGCTGGAATTCCTGGGTGACCATGTGCTCGGGCTCGTAATCTCGGACATGCTGTATAGGGCCTTCCCGAAAGCTGACGAGGGGGAACTGTCGAAGCGGCTGGCCGATCTTGTTCGACGGGAGACCTGCGCGGACGTGGCGAGAGCGATGGGTTTGCACGAGGCGATCAAGCTCGGCGCGGTCGGGTCGGCAGGTGCCGGCGAGCGGCTGCGCAAATCGGTGCTCGGCGATATCTGCGAGGCGGTGATCGGGGCGGTCTATCTCGACGGTGGATACCCGGCTGCGGCGAAGATGATCGGCGATGCCTGGGCCGATCGCATGCGCAAGCCGATGCGGGCCTTGCGCGACCCGAAAACCGTGCTGCAGGAGTGGGCGCAGGGCAAGGGGCTGCCGACACCGGCCTATCGGGAAGTCGAGCGCACCGGGCCGCATCACGATCCGCAGTTCCGTGTCGCCGTCGACCTGCCGGGGTTGGCACCTGCCGAGGGTGTCGGAAGTTCGAAGCGTAACGCGGAAAAGGCGGCAGCGTCCGCGCTTCTGGTCCGCGAGGGTGTGATGGGCGGTGGGGATGTCTGA
- the lepB gene encoding signal peptidase I, with amino-acid sequence MSVTSGAKSESGVGETIRVVVHALIIALVIRTFLFQPFNIPSGSMKATLLVGDYLFVSKYSYGYSYYSIPFSPPLFSGRIFGSDPARGDIVVFRLPKDDSTDYIKRVIGLPGDKVQMRDGLLYINGTPVKRERVADFVGEDPCGSDAISRVKRWKETLPNGVSYETLDCVDNGFYDNTIEYVVPAGHFFMMGDNRDNSTDSRVLSAVGYVPSQNLIGRAQLIFFSIAEGEQAWQVWRWPFAVRWNRLFTIVR; translated from the coding sequence ATGAGCGTGACTTCTGGGGCAAAATCCGAAAGCGGCGTCGGCGAAACCATTCGCGTCGTGGTCCATGCGCTGATCATCGCCTTGGTGATCCGCACTTTCCTGTTTCAGCCGTTCAACATCCCCTCGGGGTCGATGAAGGCGACGCTGCTGGTCGGCGACTACCTGTTCGTCTCGAAGTACTCATACGGCTATAGCTACTATTCCATTCCTTTCTCGCCGCCGCTGTTCTCGGGGCGGATTTTCGGCTCCGATCCGGCGCGCGGTGACATCGTCGTGTTCCGCCTGCCGAAGGACGACTCCACCGACTACATCAAGCGCGTTATCGGCCTGCCGGGCGACAAGGTGCAGATGCGCGACGGGCTGCTCTACATCAACGGCACGCCGGTCAAGCGCGAGCGGGTGGCTGATTTCGTCGGCGAGGACCCGTGCGGTTCGGATGCGATTTCGCGCGTCAAGCGCTGGAAGGAAACGCTTCCGAACGGCGTCAGCTATGAAACGCTCGATTGCGTGGACAACGGCTTTTACGACAACACCATCGAGTATGTCGTGCCTGCCGGACACTTTTTCATGATGGGAGACAATCGTGACAATTCCACCGACAGCCGCGTGCTGTCGGCCGTTGGCTACGTGCCGTCGCAGAACCTGATCGGCCGCGCGCAGTTGATCTTCTTCTCCATCGCCGAGGGTGAACAGGCGTGGCAGGTCTGGCGTTGGCCATTCGCCGTTCGCTGGAATCGGCTGTTTACCATCGTGCGATGA
- the acpS gene encoding holo-ACP synthase has protein sequence MIIGIGSDLIDIRRVEKVIARHGERFLSRIFTDLERAKAERRAAQTRNYVSTYAKRFAAKEACSKALGTGIRQGVWWRDMGVVNLRGGKPSMALTGGALERLHKLTPPGHVAQIDLSITDDWPLAQAFVIISAVPVGKSAADT, from the coding sequence ATGATCATCGGCATCGGCTCCGACCTGATCGATATCCGCCGTGTCGAGAAAGTGATCGCGCGTCACGGCGAGCGCTTTCTGTCCCGCATCTTCACGGATCTGGAGCGGGCCAAGGCCGAGCGCCGGGCGGCGCAGACGCGCAACTATGTGTCGACCTACGCCAAGCGCTTCGCGGCGAAGGAGGCGTGCTCCAAGGCGTTGGGAACGGGGATTCGCCAGGGGGTCTGGTGGCGGGACATGGGGGTGGTCAATCTGCGGGGTGGCAAACCCTCCATGGCGCTCACCGGGGGGGCTCTGGAGCGGCTGCACAAACTGACCCCGCCCGGGCACGTCGCACAAATTGATCTGTCGATTACCGACGATTGGCCACTGGCGCAGGCTTTCGTCATAATTTCGGCGGTGCCGGTGGGCAAAAGCGCAGCGGACACCTGA
- a CDS encoding pyridoxine 5'-phosphate synthase: protein MPPVPPLRLGVNVDHVATIRNARGIDKPDPVRAAKLAIEAGADGITAHLREDRRHIRDEDMARLRAEISKPLNFEMAVTDEMVAIALKTKPHAVCLVPERRQEVTTEGGLDVLGQHNRLVPVVARFTDAGVRVSLFIGADPAQIEAAARVGAPVIEIHVGAWCEAIAVGDRATADAEWQRIVKAAALAQAAGLEVHAGHGLDYETAEIISSLPEIAELNIGHFMIGEAVFVGLAQSVRDMRAAMERGRARARTAADQAKDHAQTK from the coding sequence ATGCCTCCAGTTCCACCGCTTCGTCTCGGGGTCAATGTCGATCATGTGGCAACCATCCGTAACGCCCGCGGGATCGATAAGCCTGACCCGGTGCGCGCGGCCAAACTTGCAATCGAGGCGGGGGCTGATGGCATCACCGCGCACCTGCGCGAGGATCGGCGCCATATTCGCGACGAGGACATGGCGCGGCTGAGGGCCGAGATCTCGAAGCCTCTGAACTTCGAGATGGCCGTCACCGACGAAATGGTCGCGATTGCCCTGAAGACGAAGCCGCATGCGGTGTGCTTGGTGCCGGAGCGGCGCCAGGAGGTCACGACGGAAGGTGGTTTGGATGTGCTCGGCCAGCACAACCGGCTCGTGCCGGTGGTGGCCCGGTTCACGGACGCGGGCGTGCGCGTCTCATTGTTCATCGGCGCCGATCCGGCGCAGATCGAGGCGGCCGCGCGCGTTGGCGCTCCCGTCATCGAAATCCATGTCGGTGCCTGGTGCGAGGCCATCGCCGTCGGCGATCGCGCCACAGCAGACGCTGAATGGCAGCGGATCGTCAAGGCAGCGGCGCTGGCGCAGGCAGCGGGGCTGGAGGTGCATGCCGGCCACGGCCTCGATTATGAAACGGCTGAGATCATCTCGTCGCTGCCGGAAATCGCCGAACTCAATATCGGTCACTTCATGATCGGCGAGGCGGTTTTCGTCGGGCTTGCGCAGTCCGTGCGTGATATGCGCGCGGCGATGGAGCGCGGTCGGGCGCGTGCCAGGACGGCAGCCGACCAAGCCAAAGACCATGCGCAGACCAAGTAA
- a CDS encoding bifunctional (p)ppGpp synthetase/guanosine-3',5'-bis(diphosphate) 3'-pyrophosphohydrolase: MAVGRRSSKQMEAATGTVAEAPTSVSATPRAPASRVRMMRQYDLVEKVRAYNPDTDEDLLNRAYVYAMRAHGEQTRASGDPYFSHPLEVAAILTNLKLDDATIVAALLHDTIEDTEATRAEIDHLFGHEIGGLVEGLTKLKKLDLVTREAKQAENLRKLLLAIADDVRVLLVKLADRLHNMRTLEFVPPASRRRIAEETLDIYAPLAGRMGMQSMREELEDLAFRELDPSACNVVTERLNALAERNRNLIGEIESQLVKSLAERGMKAIVKGRRKRAFSIWTKMERKSVGFEQLSDIFGFRVIVDTVEDCYRSLGIVHTAWPVVPGRFKDYISTPKQNDYRSIHTTVIGPGNQRVELQIRTREMNEIAELGIAAHALYKDGIGTPTEQLLKRESNAYAWLRHTIEVLAEGLNPEEFLEHTKLELFHDQVFCFTPKGKLIALPRKANAIDFAYAVHTDVGTSAVGCKINGKFAPLASELQNGDEVEIMTSPAQSAPPAAWEQLAVTGKAKAAIRRATRAAIRDQYAGLGRRIVERLFQRAKIEYADDKLKGALPRLARVSIDDVMAAVGRGEMKASDVARAMYPDYKEERVARFGPTGTKKAKLSPAASQAAQAQNAIPVRGINTDLPVRFAPNGGAVPGDRIVGIVTPGEGITIYPIQSPALKDFEDMPSRWLDVRWDVDESTPQRFPAQLFVQQVNEPGSLAQVATVIAEHDGNIDHIHMSRRSPDFTELTIDLEVYDLKHLNAIIAQLRAKAVVARVERVNG; encoded by the coding sequence ATGGCGGTCGGACGCCGCAGTTCGAAACAGATGGAAGCGGCGACAGGCACGGTTGCCGAGGCGCCGACGTCGGTGTCAGCAACGCCGCGCGCGCCGGCTTCGCGCGTCCGCATGATGCGTCAGTACGATCTCGTCGAGAAGGTGCGTGCCTATAATCCCGACACGGACGAGGACCTGCTCAATCGCGCCTATGTCTATGCGATGCGCGCACATGGCGAGCAGACGCGCGCCTCGGGCGATCCGTATTTTTCCCATCCGCTCGAAGTGGCGGCGATCCTCACCAACCTGAAGCTCGACGATGCGACCATCGTCGCCGCGCTGTTGCACGATACGATCGAGGACACCGAAGCGACGCGCGCGGAGATCGATCACCTGTTCGGTCACGAGATCGGCGGGTTGGTCGAAGGCCTCACCAAGCTGAAAAAACTCGACCTGGTGACGCGCGAGGCAAAGCAGGCGGAGAATCTGCGCAAGCTTCTGCTCGCGATTGCCGACGATGTGCGCGTGCTGCTGGTGAAGCTTGCGGACCGGCTTCACAACATGCGCACGCTGGAGTTCGTGCCGCCGGCCTCGCGCCGCCGCATCGCCGAGGAGACGCTCGACATATACGCGCCGCTCGCCGGCCGCATGGGCATGCAGAGCATGCGCGAGGAGCTCGAGGATCTTGCGTTCCGCGAGCTCGATCCCAGCGCCTGCAACGTCGTGACCGAGCGGCTGAATGCGCTCGCCGAGCGCAATCGTAATCTGATCGGCGAGATCGAGAGTCAGCTCGTGAAGAGCCTGGCCGAGCGCGGCATGAAGGCGATCGTGAAAGGCCGCCGCAAGCGCGCATTCTCGATCTGGACGAAGATGGAGCGGAAGTCGGTCGGCTTCGAACAGCTATCCGACATCTTCGGCTTCCGCGTGATCGTCGACACGGTGGAAGACTGCTATCGCTCGCTCGGCATCGTGCACACGGCATGGCCGGTCGTGCCCGGACGTTTCAAGGACTACATCTCGACGCCGAAACAGAACGACTACCGCTCGATCCACACCACCGTCATCGGCCCGGGCAATCAGCGCGTCGAGCTGCAAATCCGCACCCGTGAGATGAACGAGATTGCCGAACTCGGCATCGCTGCGCATGCGCTCTATAAGGATGGGATCGGCACTCCGACCGAGCAGCTTCTAAAGCGGGAGTCCAACGCCTATGCCTGGCTGCGCCATACCATCGAGGTGCTGGCGGAGGGATTGAACCCGGAGGAGTTTCTCGAGCACACCAAGCTCGAACTGTTTCACGATCAGGTGTTCTGCTTCACCCCGAAGGGCAAGCTGATTGCGCTGCCGCGCAAGGCCAATGCAATCGATTTCGCCTACGCGGTTCATACCGATGTCGGCACCAGCGCCGTCGGCTGCAAGATCAACGGTAAATTCGCGCCGCTCGCCTCGGAGCTGCAGAATGGCGATGAGGTCGAGATCATGACATCGCCGGCGCAGTCGGCGCCGCCCGCCGCCTGGGAGCAGCTTGCGGTGACCGGCAAGGCGAAGGCCGCGATCCGCCGGGCGACTCGTGCCGCGATCCGCGATCAGTACGCAGGCCTTGGCCGGCGCATTGTCGAGCGTTTGTTCCAGCGCGCGAAGATCGAGTATGCGGACGACAAGCTGAAGGGCGCGCTGCCGCGGCTTGCACGCGTTTCGATCGACGATGTGATGGCCGCGGTCGGGCGCGGCGAGATGAAGGCGTCCGATGTCGCCCGTGCGATGTATCCGGACTACAAGGAGGAGCGTGTCGCGCGGTTCGGCCCAACCGGCACCAAGAAGGCCAAGCTGTCGCCTGCAGCCTCGCAGGCGGCGCAAGCCCAGAACGCGATACCCGTTCGCGGCATCAATACCGACTTGCCGGTACGTTTCGCGCCGAATGGCGGCGCCGTGCCGGGGGATCGTATTGTCGGCATCGTCACGCCAGGCGAGGGGATCACGATCTATCCGATCCAGTCGCCGGCGTTGAAGGATTTCGAGGACATGCCGTCGCGCTGGCTCGATGTGCGCTGGGATGTGGACGAGTCGACGCCGCAGCGTTTCCCGGCGCAGCTCTTCGTCCAGCAGGTGAACGAGCCCGGCAGCCTTGCACAGGTCGCGACGGTGATCGCCGAGCATGACGGCAACATCGATCACATCCACATGAGCCGCCGCTCGCCGGATTTCACCGAGCTGACCATCGATCTCGAGGTCTACGACCTCAAGCACCTCAATGCCATCATCGCGCAGCTGCGCGCGAAAGCCGTCGTTGCACGCGTCGAGCGCGTGAATGGCTGA